In the genome of Lathyrus oleraceus cultivar Zhongwan6 chromosome 4, CAAS_Psat_ZW6_1.0, whole genome shotgun sequence, the window GTATTGGAGGAGAAGAACTACTTTCATATCATACTCACTTCATCAACATATATGGGAATCCTGAGAAAGCTTATCATAACTCCATAGCTGTAAGAGGAACTTCTGTTTATGTACTTGGTCCAACACATCTTGTTGTTTCTCGTCTTCTCCCTTGGAAAGAACGTATCTTGGTTTTGCGAAAAGCAGGTGACTGGATGGGTGCCTTGAACATGGCAATGACTCTTTACGATGGCCATGCTCATGGGGTTGTTGATCTACCTAGAACCTTGGATGCTATACATGAGGCTATAATGCCCTTCTTGGAGGAGTTGCTTACATCTTATGTTGACGAAGTGTTCTCCTATATTTCAGTGGCTTTCTGCAACCAAATTGGAAAACCTGATCAATCCAATGATTCAAATAGTAGAAGTAATCCAGTACACTCTGAAATAAAGGAACAATACACCCGGGTTGGTGGAGTTGCTGTTGAGTTTTGCTGTCATATAAAACGGACAGACATCCTTTTTGATAAAATTTTCTCCAAGTTCGTGGATGTTCATGTTCAACAGAGAGGTATTATTGTCTTTGCCTTCTGTGGTAGAATATTGTTTTGAGGGCTTCTCTTTTCTGTTGTCTTTTtgttatttaattatttaatcCCTAGTACCACCAGCTTTGATTATTTCTTTTTGTTAGCAACTTAGCATTATGTCTAATTAACTTTTCCAATTGGGGTTTCTATTAGCATTCATCTCATTTGACCATACATACCTTTTTAGGTGTGATTCTATAAATCTTTTCTTCAAGAGGTGCTACTCATATTTCTCTCATGCACTTTTTCCTGATTTTGTCCCACGTATTTTCATCTTTGAGGCATGGAACTGTTGCTTTTATTTACATTTTCTTGCCCATTTACCCAACATTCGGTAGATCAGAGATTATTAAGAATCTTGAACAGAATATAACTCAAtcctacaaaaccggttggtagagtgaggactgcccccacttataaacacatgttcaggccatatattgtccgacatgggactcttaacacccccctcacgcccaggactggacatctggagcgtggaaataaatggtgggtgcCCGATAGCGGAAACCTAATAGTAGGTGGTccaccggatcttaaacgaggctctgataccatgttaagaaatgtggttgggcctaactcaaccctacaaaaccggttggtagagtgaaaactgcccccacttataaacacatgttcagaccatatactgtccgatgtgggactcttaacaatTACAATCATGAAATGAAATTCTTTTACGTCTCATCAATTCATGACTGTCAAATAGTACTCCCTCTGTCCCAAAACGAGTGACTTAGCTGATCAATTCACACAAATTAAGAAAATTGTATTAATAAAAGATGATTGTACTACCTctgttttttttattataagtcatTTTGCCACCTGCACAGATATTAAGAAATGTAGTTATTGTTGtatgaaaaagagaaattatgaagTGTTTTACAAAATTAACCTTCAATAATGGTATGAGAAAGATAAATTAAAAGAATagaaagaagagagaataataaattCTTAAGGGTATATAAGGAAGAGGAGCATTCATGATTCATTGGTATTGTAAAACAACTTATAATTTGGTATAAACTTTTTTCCCTATTGACATATAGTAAAAAAACGAAGGGAGTAGCACTTTTATTAAAACGTTATTCATTTTGGGACAAATTATTTTACCAATAGATCACTCATTTAGTGACAAATTATTTTACCAATAGATCACTCATTTAGGGACGTAGGGAGTAATATGGATGTTATGCGCCAATTCCAAAACTTTTTTCCACAATTATGTTATTTAATTGACATGAACTATGAAGATGGAATGGCTTGTGGGGGAGTCTCTTACATTATTTATCTATGCTTTCCTTTTCCAATTTCAAATGTATATCAATGCAAGTACTTTGTAATTTTTTCCAGAAACATTTTTGGAGCTTCTGGAGCCATATATTTTGAAGGACATGCTTGGATCTCTACCTCCTGAGGTATTGGGTCATATTATGCTTTTTGTGGTAGTTGGATGATAGGTTATCTATATTAAAATTTTAGTTTCATCCTTACGATTTGTCTCTTTTTTTTCAAGATTATGCAAGAACTAGTAGAGTATTATAGCACTAAAGGGTGGTTACAGCGGGTTGAGCAATGTGTGCTTCACATGGATATTTCATCCTTGGATTTTAATCAGGTTACTGTTAGATCAATTGAAATATGTTTACTTTCCATTCAATTCTTTTATTCGCATAGCCGTTGTCTGATTTTTTTATGCTCTCTAGGTTGTTAGGTTATGCCGGGAGCATGGACTATATAGTGCTCTGGTGTATCTCTTTAATAAAGGATTAGATGATTTTAGAGCACCTCTTGAGGAGCTCTTTGCAGTTCTACAAAATAGCCAGAAGGAAAATGCTAAGGCACTTGGGTAAGCTGtttttctctttcatttattAGTCTTTGCTTTCTCTATATACGCGGATTACAGTTGACTGGTCAATGGAGAATGCCGATTTATGGACTTGTGAAATTTATGGATTTTGTTTGTATTCACACAGTAAACCAAAAAAGAAAATCAATTCTTTCTCTTTGGAGAAATTTATCTCTGAGAAGAGTAGCAGAATACAAATTGAGTTGGCGGCAGTTTCATTAACCTAAATAATGATGGGAATCTCTGTAAACATTCCTAATTCAGAGATATCTTCCCCATCCTCCGACCTCAAATGGGACAGGAAAAAATCAAGTTAATAAGGGCTCCTTACTactttttcaaataaaaaaagaAACATCATATGATAAATATGCTTGAACAGAActttatatatttattatatgCAACTTAACATCTGTTGACCTTATTTAAATCCAGTTCTGATCTCCCGGAATGGATTTTCTGATCTTCATAAGAAAATTCTAGACATTTATTCTAATAAGGAAATTGTACAATTATTCTGTGGCTCTCTCTCTCTAGCATGTATGTGAAAAATGAGAGCAGTTTATTCACTACATTTCTCAAAAGTGAAAATTGTTACATGTTAGTATTGTCTTAGCTTGACAGAAATAGCTAATTATGTATTTTTCTTCTCTTGTTTCTCCTTTAAACAGGTATAGAATGCTGGTTTATCTCAAGTACTGTTTTATAGGTCTTGCCTTTCCTCCAGGTATTTTTTTCCCAGATCTTCAtttgcttttatttattttctattttaaagGCATTTCAGTAATACTACGTTCAAATGATTCATCTATTGCATATAATTGTAGGCCATGGAACTATTCCGCCTACGCGGTTGCCATCTCTTAGAAAAGAACTTGTAGAGTTTTTGTTAGAGGATTCCAGTGCTATGAGATCACGGACTGCTTCAGATTCCGTGTCAAAGCAGCCTTACCTGAATCTATATCTTCTCTTAGAGTTAGACACCGAAGCTACATTAGATGTCCTCCGATGTGCTCTCATGGAAGATAAAATTTCAAATTCCAGCTCATCTTCACTGGATTCAGCTGACAAAGCCATTGATGAAGAAACCAAAGAAAATAATAATGTTACTGAAACTGAAAATATTTTGGTTCAGAATACAGTGGATGCTCTTATTCAGATAACTGATATGAATGTTGCTCCATCGGATACAACCTCTAGTAGTGGTGATGACAGATTAACAAAAGAGTGGCTTTCAAATGGCAAAGGTTGTCTGTTTGAGTTCATTGCATATTATGTTGCTCGCCAAAGAGCTAAAGTTTCAAAGGGCATGCTTTGTCGAATATTGGAATATCTGACATTGGATAATCACTTTTTAGCTAATGTTTCTTCTCATAGTTCAACTCCAAAGAATAGAGAGAAGCAAGTGCTTGCACTTCTGGAAGTAGTTCCTGAGTCCGATTGGGATGTTCCATTTTTGCTAGACCTATGTGAGAGCGCCAAATATTATCAGGTAGGTACATTGCCAATTTAGTGATACTATCTTTTGAAGCATAGCGGTACTACTACTAAGTACTGATATTTGATATTATTTAGTTAAGTGATTTTACTAACTCTTTTGTTGGGTTTTAGGTTTGTGGTTTGATTCATTCCATCAGACATGAGTATGTGGCTGCATTGGATAGCTATATGAAGGATGTAGATGAGCCTGTTCATGCCTTCTCCTTTATCAATAAAGCATTCTCACAGTTGATTGGCAATGACCATGCTGCTATTCGATCAGCAGTCCTATCTCGAATTCCTGAATTGGTTGAACTAAGCAGGTAATCCTCTTTATTACCTATAATCGAGTTAGAGTCTTTTGGCAGGTTATATGgcatttatgattttttttcttccATTTATGTAACCCAATATTCTTCATTTACATATGCTATTTTCTATTGCTCATAGGGAAGGTGCATTCCATATAGTTACCAGACATTTTACTGATGAAAGTTCCCATATCATCACTAAACTTCAGTCTCATCCAAGAAGTCTTTTCCTTTATTTAAAGACACTCATCGAGCTTCATTTATTTGGCACCCTAGACTTGTCTAATTTGACAAAGGATGTTATTACAGACCCCCTTAATGGAAAGCAGGATAAGGATCTCCCACAAGGAATCCATGATTACTTAGAAAATATATCCGATTTCCCCAAGTATATGCGTGAAAATCCTAGTCATGTGCCTGATGATCTTATTGAGCTTTACCTAGAGGTGAGTTTTTGCACTATTGTTTTTGCGTAGGCTGTTTATTTCTCATGCTATCTAGAACTAATTTGATTGTTAAGGCGTAGTGTAATGTGTTTCTTGTTGTTCTTGGGATGTGTCATGTGCCAATTTATGTTTCTTTAGGATTGGGCTTTATTAATGCGTTTTAGCTCCTTGTCCTCTCGtgtttgataaaaaaaattaattgatGGAGTTCATTGTTGTAGTTTAAGCCAATTCTGATGTTTTGATTTTGCAGCGGTTATGCCAGTATGAACGGGGTTCAGTTCTAAAGTTTCTAGAAATGTTTGATAGCTATCGTGTGGAACATTGTTTACACCTGTGCCAAGAATATGGCATTGTAGATGCTGCTGCTTTCTTATTGGAAAGGGTTGGTGATGTTGGTAGTGCTCTTTCACTTACACTTTCTGATCTGAATGATAAATTTGTTGAGCTTGATGCTGCCGTGGAAGCTGTAGTGTTAAACCATCCCAAGCTTGATTCTTCCCATATGGAAGTATTCAACACTGTTTTAAGAACAAAAGAGGTTTGTATATATGTTCTTGGTGTTATAACATTTTAGTGAAGTTACAAAGatgcatgtttgttttgatgGGTGTACAGTGCATGTATGTTTTGCATGTATTACGTGATCTAACCTTTTTAATGGCTACAAATCCAATAGGTGAATGTCATGTATGATTTGTTGCATGCCTGTATCGGTCTGTGTCAGCGGAATACCCCTCGGCTAAATCCTGAGGAGTCAGAGGCACATTGGTTTACATTACTTGACTCGTAAGTTAAATATCACCATGCATTTTCTTTCACACTTATTTATTAGTTTATTTGTAGCTTAATTACACGAGTTTTATAATAATCATGATGTTACAAATATACTTGTATGATTTATAGCTGATAATAATATTCATGTTACAAATATACTTTCTTTTCATACAGGTTTTGTGACCCATTGATGGATTCATATGTTGAAGAGAGAGCACAtgaaagaaaaaattattttgGCGTACTAGCTGGATCAGCAGATTCACAACTGGACAAAGACACCTATAAAAGCAGTTGGAAGATTTCAAAGTCCCGAAATGGTGATCTCTTGAGAAAATTGTTATCTCAATTCATTAAAGAGATTGTTGAGGGAATGATAGGTTATGTTCACCTGCCAGCTATCATGTCCAAACTCTTGTCTGATAATGGTAGTCAAGAATTTGGATATTTTAAACTTACCATATTGGGGATGCTGGGAACATATGGCTTTGAAAGAAGAATTCTGGTAAGATAAACTTGTTCATTTTGGtttctttaatattttaaatttgaTTCACTCGTAAATATTTGGCTGGTTCAGCTCATGAACTATTAGTCACAGCTCGGCTTTTTCAGTGCATTTCGgttcaatttttttatttataacAGTCCTTGTTTTAGTATTGCATGGAATATCTAGAGTTTTTATAGACAAATTAATATCTCTCTTCTctcttcttttcttcttcttcaagGATTTCTTGTTTTTCCCTgattttcttctcttttttctCATTCTTCACTTAGGATGCTGCGAAATCCTTGATAGAGGATGATACATTCTATACTATGAGTTTACTCAAGAAAGGAGCCTCCCATGGATTCGCTCCCAAGAGTTCAGTGTGCTGTATTTGTAATTGCCTCCTTACAAAGAACTCAGTCACCACCGGAATCAGAATTTTCAACTGTGGCCATGCAATTCATCTCCACTGTGAAGCCTCTGAAGTCGAGTCATCAAGCAAAGGATCTTCATCCGGATGCCCTGTATGCATGCCTAACCAAAAACCCCAGAAGTCTAGAAACAAATCAATCGTTACAGAGAATGGTTTGGTCAATAGATTCTCACCAAGGCACCAACACCCTCCTTATGGAAGTACGATTCATCATCATGACAGCGATTTATCAGAAAATATGTATGGAGGACAACAACAGATATCACGGGTAAAATACAAACAAACCTCTACAAACAAACATACTTTTTCATATTGTTTAGTTGGAGAGGAATGAAGGAGAGGGAAGATATTTTTATGAATCTTTCTTATTTGGTTCAACATTTTGACTTCTTGCCATATTGTTTGTTTGTGCAGTTTGAGATCTTGAGCAGCTTGCAGAAAAATCAAAGATTTATGCAATTCGAAAATTTGCCTCCATTGAGGCTTGCCCCACCTGCTGTGTACCATGAAAAGGTAAGTAAAGTAGCACACTATCAGACCGGAGAAAGTAGCAACAGTTCTGCAATTATAGAGAAAAATAGTCGTCACAAACAAAACCGGGAGCTGAGAGTTAGAGGTTCTTCGATTCGTTTTCCTTTGAAATCAAGTTTTTTTGGTGAGTAATGTTATTATTCAAGAAAAATTTGGTTCTATGTATGTGCTTAATTCTGACACAAGGGAAATAATGCATATCTGCAGGCAAGGAAAAGACGAATAAGCGATGACATAACTGTTTCATGAGAACAAGAAATCAAGCAATAACAACTAACTAACTGTACAGGCTAACAGAAGATACCTCTCTATTAGGAGATTTGATGTATCTCAATCCATTATTATTCTTTTTGTATCTTACTCTAGTTTTTGTATATGTATGTATATAAGTTATATGCAGAAGGTTGTGTATCTGTACAATAGAAAACCGATTCTAATGAGTTGATTCACTCAGACATTTTTGCATGtcatttttgttttaaacaatattAATAAAAACCTCATTCTCTTTCTTCTTCATACTATGCAACTATTACGAGGTAACCGTGAATTTGAATTTAAGATTTTCTATTTATTGATACTTAAAAGTGTGGGAATCAAATTACCTAACAATTTGACAAAAACAAATCATTTGATATACAAAATTACTATTGGAGGTGCAAGAAGTATGGACTCATTTTCAACCTATAAATAATGGACTCATTTGTCACATATAGTTTTGAATATAATATTTAATAAATTAGTAAAACCCAATGTTATTATCAAAATTGTAATATTATATTGAACAATAAATAATTTTTCTATTtgttattaaaaaaaattgattataTATATGAAATTGTAGGATAAAATGGGGTCAAATTACTCATTCAGTTTATAGTTCGAAAATGTGGCTAGCTAAATTATTTGCATTGCCAGTTTACAGTTTTCCTTTTTCTTTATTCACAATCATAAACTATTAAACTATATAGGAAGAATTAAAAAAATCAATATAAAGAAGGGCCCAACCGGGTTCGAACCGGTGACCTCTTGATCTGCAGTCAAATGCTCTACCACTGAGCTATGGACCCTTTGGTGTTTAGTACGTGAGTTGTTACGTTACCTATTCAATAGCATAACGGCAGCTAAGAAGAATCACACGATCATTCCACTCCACTCCATTGAGCTTTAGACATTCCATTCACCTAAGAAAAGTTAAAAAAGCTTTTTGTTTGAGTTATGAACATCTTAAGAAATTTGTGGCAATTCTTTCATAAAATATTATTGCAACGATTCTATGAAGAGCGTATCACACAGTTTTGAAGCATAATATAACAAAGGAAATAGAACAAATATTTTATAAAGTAAGTCCGTCAATCATAAATTTTCAAcaaataatataaaaaaatattctTATTTGTCTCATATATAATTGTATGTTGTAGTGGCATTTTATAGTAAAGTTTTCAATGAGTCATCTCTCTTCCAAATATTtaatgttgtacttctttttTACTAGGTCCTATTGAATTTTTTTAGTAAGATTTTAAATAAGACATGAATATTCAAGAAGAATTGTTATGAATATTTGATGGATACCTAATTCTCTAAATTGTTGCTATTAAATAGACGAGTAACGACTCTTATTATTTAATAACTCTCGCTCTTAAATAGATGCGTTCTAATAAATTTTCTATACTAATGTTGAATTGATGGTTCAAGTGGAGGATTTTCAACAAGATCATTATGATAAAGTTTATTGATCATTAGTTATATTCTCGTCATCTATTTATATATCTTTCCCCATAAATAAGATTTTCACTAGGATTAGTCTTCAAAAAATATCACATCATAACTTCTAAAATTTTTTTGTCATCTAAATCCCACAATCTATAACCAAATTATTCATGACCATAACCTACAAACATACATTGTTTAGATCTTTTATCAAGCTTAAATATCTTATCTCTTGGAATGTAAACAAAAGCCTTACAACCAAATACACTCAGGTAACAATAAAAGGCTTCTTTTCTTGTCCATACTTTTTTTGTAACAATTGGATCATGAGAGGGTCTGGGGATCATTACATTGGGCTTTAGAAGCAACCAAATAAGTGAGAGAGATACCCCTATTAATCCAAAACCTTGGCGTTGAGTCTATGACTCTTCTCACTTATAAAATTTTCAACATTCACTTTTTCATCCGATGTAAGACTCATActcacacttaatacattaacAATCTCCCCCTAGAATGTGAGTCAATCCATTCTTATGGGTACATTCCCCCTCAAATTGAAGCCTTTCCATCCACATCTAATTGCACCATTGTTGGATGACCTTAACAAAATATGCCGCCTGAACACTATTGTCAGGAAGACTTTCGCTACAAAGAGCCCTAGTCGAACTAGGCTCTGATACTACTGTTGGGTCATGAGGGAGTCCCGAGATCATCAAATCGGGCTTTAGGCACACAAGTGAAAGAGACATTACATATTAATCCAAAACCTTAAGACATTGAGTCTACGAGTCTTCTCACTTATAAAATGATCAACATTCACTTTTTCATCTGATGTGAGACTCATACTCACACTTGATATACCAACAATAACATCACCATCAAGTTGATCTAGAAGAGAAATATTGATCAAATCCAATACAGTTTTGAGTGCATCACCCCAAAAGGCTTTTGTTAACTTTGTATGATAAAGCATGCACCTGATTCTATCATTAATCATACAATTTATTCTCTCTGTAATTCCACTATGTTGAGGTATCTTTGGAAAAATATTATCAAGATTGATTCCATGCTCTTTACTCTTAAAATGGACCTTTATATTCACCACCATTATCAACTCTGTCACATTTTAGCTTCCTTCATTTTTCTCTTTCAACACTTGCATGAAAGGGCTTGAAAACACATAGTATATGGTGTTTATATTTCAaaacatcataatcataaatAAGTAGACATCACTATAATAGACACCATGTAAAGAGTTGTGAGACTTTTCTCTTTTGCTACCACTAGTCACCCTTTGGTGATCTTACACAAGCCACCACTATCATAGTAAGTGTGATAACCATAAATATCCAAGGCTTTTACCGAAATCAAATTGAGACGAATATCATAAATATGCCTCACATTCTTCAATTGAAGCTTGAACCCAACACCAGTTTCAACCCATACAATTCCCATACCAACAATTTTAAAAATTCTCTCACTTCCCATTTTTACCATTCTACAAACACCAACAACAAAAGATAGGGGGAGAAATCATGCATAGAAGTAACATGGTATGAGGAACTTGATTCAATAATCCAAGTTGAATCTGACATGCAATGTTTAAAAAGTTATAATCATAAACAATGTAAATAACACTATCACGTGCAACTGTTGTCGTGTCTTTATCATTTTTCTTCTCATTGTCTTCATCTCTTTCCCTTAAATATTCTCTTTTGAGAAACATGCAATTTATTTATGAGTCTCACCTTTCCTCAATTGTagcatataatttcttttctaGTTCTTGATTTTGTTATATAATCCAAGTTGTGTAGCGCAAATCCAAAGTTAATTATGGTTTAAGGTTTATTACTTAGTATACAAGTTAGTTGTATATAAATAGATATATTTTGTAATTCAGTTTGTAAAAACACATTAAATTATAACAATCCTTATTcttcattctctctctctctctctctctctctctctctctctctctctctctctctctctctctctctctcttcactAAAAGTGCCTTAAgcactaacaaattggtatctagagcCCTGGTTAATTTCTTGATCGTGTTTTCAAGAATTACACATCGGTGACCGTGTTTCTAGGATCGTGGATTATTAATCAATCACTACAAAGATGAATGATACTAATGACATTCCGaattctcttccaattcttgacgGAAAAAATTGGAACCGATGAAGCAGATGAAGTCCTTGTTTGAATTTCATGAAACCCTAGAAGTGGTTAATAATGACGTTTCTAAGCTTGTTGAGAATGCAACCGATGCTCAGAGAGTCACGAATAAGGAGGCGAAGAAGAAAGAATGTAAGGCCGCATATTGAATTCAACAAACGGTAGATTTAGAGAATTTCAACAAGATCTCTCATGCTGAATTGGAAAATGAGGCATGTGATGTTCTTGCCAAGTACTATGAAGGAGGTGAGAAAGTAAAATTCGTCAAATTGCAGACTTTGCGGAGGAAGTATGAATTGCTGTaaatggaagaagatgaaaagattgcaAGCTATGTGTCGAAGGTGCGTAATCTCGTCCATCTCATGGAGGGTTGTGGTGAAACCATAACTGGTAACATGATAGTTGAGAAAGTAATACATATgttgacctctcactttgatcatattatcgtagctattcaagaatccaacaatcaTGAAACCCTAAAACTTGAAGATTTGGTTGGCTCGTTGGAGGCACATGATATTAGGATTGTCGAAAGAAAAGGGGTTCAAGATTCAATACAAGCACTGCAAACTCAGGCTTGGAATAAACATTGTGGTTCCAATAAGTTCAAAGGCAAAGGAGATAAGACTCAAAGCAAGAAGTCTTGGTTGAACCCTCAAAAGCATAAGGTCGGTGACAAGGCTTCTGAATCCTCGAAAAGAGGAGAAGGAAAATCCTATCAGAAATACAAAGAGAAAAAAGGTGTGCATTGTTATAACTGTGAAAAGTGGGGTCACTTGGCCAAGAATTGTTGGTACAATAAAGTCAAGGGAGTGACAAAAGGCAAGGAAGAAGGAGCGAACCTTGCACACCAAGATTCAGATGAATATGAAGATATGATGGTTATGGATATAGTTGCAGATGACTATGTCGACTCCAATATCTGGTTCCTCGACTCGGGTTGATCGAATCACATGACTGGTAGAAAAGTATAGTTAGAAGATTTCTACTCGtcgaagaagagcaaggtcaaaCTTGTTGATAATAGCTCGTTGCATGCAGAAGGTACTAGCGACATAGTTATTCAAAGGAGCAATGGAGGAAAAGCTATGATCAAATATGTACTTTATGCACTTGGAATGAAGTGCAATCTGCTAAGTGTTGAACAACTGGTCGAAAAAGATTTCTCAGTGATTATGAAAGATGGAACCTTGGAACTGTTCGACACTCAGAATAATTTGGTCTTGAAGTATCCTTTGTTGAAGAATAGGACATTCAAGACCATGATCAGTTCGATTGAAGAAAAATGTCTAAAAATTGTTGTCGACCATAAGCATAGTTGGTTGTGGTATTTGAGGTTTGGACATTTGAACTTTTGATCACACAATCAACTgattactcaagatatggtaatTGGTATACCAGGTCTTGAGATACCCGACAAACTTTGTGAAGGTTGCTTAGTCAGAAAGAAATCCATAAAATCTTTCGTTTCGACTATGCCAATGAGATCCTCTTGCATACTAGAAGTAGTAAATTAAGATATATGTGACCTTTTTTAGGATCATACCATTAGTGGAAACATCTATTTTGTCTCATTTTTCGATGAGTATAGTCGAAAGATTTGGATCTGTGTGATCAAGCGAAAGGACGAAGTATTTGcaatctttaagagattcaaaaTACTTGTCGAAAACCAAAGTGCAAAGAAGATCAAGGTTCTGCAAATAGATGGAGGTGGAGAATATACATCAAATATGTTTGAAGAGTTATGTTAAGGATATGGTATTGATCATGAGGTAACTGCTCCTTACACacctcaacataatggaataaCATAAAGAAGAAACATGACCATATTGGACATGGCGAGATGCATGCCGAAGAAGAAGAATTTGCCAAAATCCTTATGAGGTGAAGATGTTTTCACTGTTGTTTATATTCTGAACACGTTTCCTACCAAGAAGTTGAAGAACAAGGTTCCTAAAAAAGTGTGGAATGGAAAACGATCATTagtgagtcatctgaaggtgtttgcCTTTATTTGTTACAAGCATGTGATGACATGAATGAACCTATGATTCTGGTAGGATATCATAAAACTGGTGCATACAAGTTATTCAATCCAATTAATAAGAACATGATGAGTCGAGATATTATGATTGATGAAAATTCTGCCTGGGATTGGAATTCTAGTGAGGCAATTGACAAGCCTTTGATGAACTATGATTTCGACGAAGCAAGTAAGAATATCGAAGTCAAAGATATTGTCTATATTCCAGTCGAAGTCGAAGTAGTTGCTGACATGCCCGACACAATCAAAGTCGAAGATGGTGTAGCTAGTATTAGTCAAAGAGTTCATCCAGCAAGACTTTAAGACTATGAAGCGAATGGTGATGATAAAGTCACATCAGATGGAGAATTAGTTCATTTTTACTTACTTGCAGGTGTTGAACCAATCAACTATAGTGAAGCCTTAAACGACCAATAGTGGAAGTCAGCTATGGTCGAAGAGTTACAAGCAATAGAAAGAAACAACACATGGGAGTTTGTCGAATTGCCGACACATACAAAATCTATCAAAGTGAAGTGGGTGTTCAAGCTGAAGCACAATGTTAATGGGTCGATAATAAGACATAATGAAAGATTGGTATCTCGAGGATTTCTTTAACTGTTGACATTACCAACTTCCCTTTCACATCTAA includes:
- the LOC127076147 gene encoding uncharacterized protein LOC127076147 isoform X1; this translates as MELDLRSFLPDDIDADVHVTHHRTVDEILNDCDSSSSSSSPSPPSSPSHHLPLPHNNKPTQFPQPVPVSISRVKPDKPPRPFSSLFGRVTPNAKPGAALAAAAAASRSVPTPHAAAIISRRKSSQSIRTESDDSDKGSDLGEKIESVERKIESSESVSSVGDEGEIAAIEVNGADIQVKDDSRVVSGEKSDLDECSVSPSLNDVENGHDHDHDQGLNLSYTPFDVADNDNDDGFGEKTSLDYKGVEETEEEIVNGVGVGVGVGVSVSDGSIGGIENEVSGGGDDDDGGGGDDDGSSIGDVFELVEETLEELESVNLKKKKSESLKKPLDLAEELEKKNASTGLHLEEGAAAQPMRLEGVRRGSITLGYFDVDADNAITRAISSHTFRRDHGSAQVLVVHTNFIAVGMTKGLIVLVPSKYSIHHADNTDGKMLMLGIQGDRSHAPVTSMSFNQQGDLLLAGYGDGHVTLWDTQKGVVVKVISGEHTAPVVHAFFLGQDPQNTRQFKAVTGDCKGLVLLHHISVVVLINRFNFKTQCLLDGQRTGLVLSASPLLLDEFGGGASSYSQGNTTVSTSSISSMVGGVVGGDAGWKLFNEASSLAEEGVVVFVTHQTALVVRLSPSLEVYAQLSRPNGIREGSMPYTAWKHMPQTCSSTENVSAEAVERVSLLAIAWERKVQVARLVKSELKVYGEWSLDSAAIGLAWLDDQMLVVLTSTGQLNLFAKDGTVIHQTSFGVIHQTNFGVDGIGGEELLSYHTHFINIYGNPEKAYHNSIAVRGTSVYVLGPTHLVVSRLLPWKERILVLRKAGDWMGALNMAMTLYDGHAHGVVDLPRTLDAIHEAIMPFLEELLTSYVDEVFSYISVAFCNQIGKPDQSNDSNSRSNPVHSEIKEQYTRVGGVAVEFCCHIKRTDILFDKIFSKFVDVHVQQRETFLELLEPYILKDMLGSLPPEIMQELVEYYSTKGWLQRVEQCVLHMDISSLDFNQVVRLCREHGLYSALVYLFNKGLDDFRAPLEELFAVLQNSQKENAKALGYRMLVYLKYCFIGLAFPPGHGTIPPTRLPSLRKELVEFLLEDSSAMRSRTASDSVSKQPYLNLYLLLELDTEATLDVLRCALMEDKISNSSSSSLDSADKAIDEETKENNNVTETENILVQNTVDALIQITDMNVAPSDTTSSSGDDRLTKEWLSNGKGCLFEFIAYYVARQRAKVSKGMLCRILEYLTLDNHFLANVSSHSSTPKNREKQVLALLEVVPESDWDVPFLLDLCESAKYYQVCGLIHSIRHEYVAALDSYMKDVDEPVHAFSFINKAFSQLIGNDHAAIRSAVLSRIPELVELSREGAFHIVTRHFTDESSHIITKLQSHPRSLFLYLKTLIELHLFGTLDLSNLTKDVITDPLNGKQDKDLPQGIHDYLENISDFPKYMRENPSHVPDDLIELYLERLCQYERGSVLKFLEMFDSYRVEHCLHLCQEYGIVDAAAFLLERVGDVGSALSLTLSDLNDKFVELDAAVEAVVLNHPKLDSSHMEVFNTVLRTKEVNVMYDLLHACIGLCQRNTPRLNPEESEAHWFTLLDSFCDPLMDSYVEERAHERKNYFGVLAGSADSQLDKDTYKSSWKISKSRNGDLLRKLLSQFIKEIVEGMIGYVHLPAIMSKLLSDNGSQEFGYFKLTILGMLGTYGFERRILDAAKSLIEDDTFYTMSLLKKGASHGFAPKSSVCCICNCLLTKNSVTTGIRIFNCGHAIHLHCEASEVESSSKGSSSGCPVCMPNQKPQKSRNKSIVTENGLVNRFSPRHQHPPYGSTIHHHDSDLSENMYGGQQQISRFEILSSLQKNQRFMQFENLPPLRLAPPAVYHEKVSKVAHYQTGESSNSSAIIEKNSRHKQNRELRVRGSSIRFPLKSSFFGKEKTNKR